The following coding sequences are from one Sesamum indicum cultivar Zhongzhi No. 13 linkage group LG11, S_indicum_v1.0, whole genome shotgun sequence window:
- the LOC105174337 gene encoding 40S ribosomal protein S23, which translates to MGKTRGMGAGRKLKSHRRRQRWADKAYKKSHLGNEWKKPFAGSSHAKGIVLEKIGIEAKQPNSAIRKCARVQLIKNGKKIAAFVPNDGCLNYIEENDEVLIAGFGRKGHAVGDIPGVRFKVVKVSGVSLLALFKEKKEKPRS; encoded by the exons ATGGG GAAGACACGTGGTATGGGAGCTGGGCGCAAGCTCAAGTCCCACCGTAGGAGGCAAAGATGGGCTGACAAGGCCTACAAGAAATCCCACCTTGGGAATGAATGGAAGAAACCATTTGCCGGGTCATCCCATGCCAAAGGCATTGTCCTCGAGAAGAT AGGCATTGAAGCTAAGCAGCCAAACTCTGCTATTCGTAAATGTGCTAGAGTGCAACTCATCAAGAACGGCAAGAAGATTGCCGCATTTGTTCCAAATGATGGTTGTTTAAACtatattgaagaaaat GATGAAGTGTTGATTGCTGGATTTGGGCGAAAAGGGCATGCCGTAGGAGATATTCCTGGTGTTAGGTTTAAGGTGGTGAAGGTATCTGGGGTCTCACTCCTGGCTCTCTTCaaggagaaaaaggaaaaacctAGATCTTAG